ATAAAGGGCAGCCAGTCGGGCAGGCTGTTGAAGCCGCCAATCAGTTGCCAGACCTGGTCGGCGGATGCCGGGATTTCAATTACTGAAGACGCTGTTGCCACAATAAATACTCCAATCAGGGGAAAAATCAGATCGCCATGCTGTCGACAACGCCACCGTCTACGCGCAAAGCGGCACCGGTAGTGGCAGACGACAGCGGTGAAGCAATGTACGCCACCAGGTTCGCCACTTCATCCACATTGGCTGCACGCTGGATGATCGAGGTGGGCCGCGCATTACGCACAAACACATCGGCTTCTTCCCGCGCACTACGCCCGGACTGGGCCGTGGCGTCCTTGAGCATCTGTTCCAGGCCGTCGGTAAAGGTCGGCCCCGGCAAAATCGCATTCACCGTCACCCCGGTGCCTGCCAGGCGCTTGGCCAGGCCGTGGGAGACCGCCAGGTTGGCGCTTTTGGTCACGCCGTAGTTGATCATGTCGGCCGGCGTCGCCACCCCGGATTCCGACGACACAAAGATCACCCGCCCCCAGCCCTGCTCGACCATGCCCGGCACATAGTGCCGTGCCAGGCGCACGCCGCTAATCACATTGACCTCATAGAAGCGCGTCCATTCACTGTCCGGCGCGTCGAAGAAATCCACATCGTTGAAGATGCCGAGGTTGTTGACCAGGATATCGGCGCGAGGTTCGGCGGCGAACAGTATCTCGGCGCCCTCCAGGGTGCCAAGGTCGGCCACCAGCCCACGCAGGTCAGCGCCGGGCACCCCTTGGCGAATGCTGGCCAAAGCGTCGTCGACCTTGCCCGCGTCCCGCCCGATCACTACCACCGTTGCGCCGGATTGCGCCAGGGCCTGGCTGATGCCCAGGCCGATACCGGCGGTGCTGCCGCTGACGATGGCCACTTTGCCGCTCACATCAATTTTCATGGTTAGCTTCCTTAAGATTAGAGAGGCAGAGGCGCGCGGTCCGATATCAATCGGGCCTCGCGTAGCGCTTGCCAGAAGGCTGCTGGAATCTGTTC
This genomic stretch from Pseudomonas synxantha BG33R harbors:
- a CDS encoding SDR family NAD(P)-dependent oxidoreductase; the protein is MKIDVSGKVAIVSGSTAGIGLGISQALAQSGATVVVIGRDAGKVDDALASIRQGVPGADLRGLVADLGTLEGAEILFAAEPRADILVNNLGIFNDVDFFDAPDSEWTRFYEVNVISGVRLARHYVPGMVEQGWGRVIFVSSESGVATPADMINYGVTKSANLAVSHGLAKRLAGTGVTVNAILPGPTFTDGLEQMLKDATAQSGRSAREEADVFVRNARPTSIIQRAANVDEVANLVAYIASPLSSATTGAALRVDGGVVDSMAI